From a region of the Candidatus Sysuiplasma jiujiangense genome:
- a CDS encoding antibiotic biosynthesis monooxygenase — protein MLTVGLYYDVVPGKENDFESYFNLVVAEIKKKKGFVSALLYKRVDKPGSYLIYSEWKDRESFEEFIKSRDFSSAKEGGSDMLAGRPSHKIYNA, from the coding sequence ATGCTGACAGTAGGGCTCTATTACGACGTCGTGCCGGGAAAGGAAAATGATTTTGAAAGCTACTTCAACCTGGTCGTCGCGGAAATCAAGAAAAAGAAAGGTTTCGTTTCCGCTCTTCTTTACAAACGGGTGGATAAACCGGGCAGCTATCTCATTTATTCGGAATGGAAGGACAGAGAATCGTTTGAAGAATTCATCAAGTCAAGAGACTTCAGCAGCGCAAAGGAAGGCGGATCCGATATGCTCGCCGGAAGACCATCTCACAAGATTTACAACGCCTGA